Proteins from a single region of Bombus vancouverensis nearcticus chromosome 5, iyBomVanc1_principal, whole genome shotgun sequence:
- the Uvop gene encoding ultraviolet-sensitive opsin has translation MTSTHIPADPEQLGDNPRLILIRSQQSQRVKVSSIRGGRRNGIKLLPDQRYQGEGLADGVTNMSNDTIHWEARYLPAGPPRLLGWNVPAEELVHIPEHWLVHPEPNPSLHYLLALLYILFTFLALLGNGLVIWIFCAAKSLRTPSNMFVVNLAICDFFMMIKTPIFIYNSFNTGFALGHLGCQIFAVIGSLSGIGAAITNAAIAYDRYSTIARPLDGKLSRGQVILFIVLIWTYTIPWALMPVMGVWGRFVPEGFLTSCSFDYLTDTNEIRTFVAVIFTFSYCIPMLLIIYYYSQIVSHVVNHEKALREQAKKMNVDSLRSNANTNSQSAEIRIAKAAITICFLFVLSWTPYGVMAMIGAFGNKALLTPGVTMIPACTCKGVACLDPYVYAISHPRYRLELQKRLPWLELQEKPISDSQSTTTETVNPPAASS, from the exons ATGACGTCGACACACATTCCTGCTGACCCAGAGCAACTAGGGGATAATCCCCGGCTGATCCTCATACGAAGCCAGCAAAGCCAACGGGTTaaggtttcgtcgattcgaGGGGGTAGAAGAAATGGTATAAAACTGCTGCCTGATCAGCGGTATCAAGGAGAGGGGCTGGCAGACGGAGTGACCAACATGTCCAACGACACTATTCATTGGGAGGCAAGATACCTACCAGCAGGACCACCACGTTTGCTGGGATGGAATGTTCCTGCCGAAGAATTAGTCCATATACCGGAACATTGGCTGGTCCATCCCGAGCCGAACCCCTCCCTTCATTATCTATTAGCCCTCTTGTATATCCTTTTTACTTTCCTTGCTTTACTTGGCAATGGCTTGGTAATATGGATATTTTGCGC TGCCAAATCATTAAGGACGCCTTCGAACATGTTCGTTGTGAATCTAGCGATTTGCGATTTCTTTATGATGATCAAGACGCCTATCTTCATATACAATTCTTTTAACACCGGTTTTGCTCTGGGACATTTAGGATGTCAAATATTCGCGGTCATCGGCTCCCTAAGCGGAATTGGGGCCGCGATAACGAATGCAGCTATAGCATACGACAGATATAG TACAATTGCAAGACCGTTGGATGGCAAGCTATCTCGTGGACAAGTGATTTTGTTTATCGTCTTAATTTGGACGTACACCATACCATGGGCGTTGATGCCTGTAATGGGAGTATGGGGACGTTTTGTACCGGAAGGCTTTCTTACCAGTTGCAGTTTCGACTATCTGACCGACACTAATGAAATACGGACATTTGTTGCTGTCATATTTACTTTCTCCTATTGCATTCCAATGCTGCTTATAATCTACTACTATTCTCAGATTGTTAGCCACGTCGTAAATCACGAGAAAGCGCTTCGAGAACAGGCAAAGAAGATGAACGTGGACAGTTTACGGAGTAACGCGAACACGAATTCCCAAAGCGCTGAGATACGTATAGCAAAG GCTGCCATTACGATTTGCTTTCTGTTCGTCCTCTCGTGGACTCCGTATGGCGTGATGGCAATGATCGGTGCGTTTGGCAATAAAGCCCTGTTAACACCTGGTGTCACGATGATACCTGCGTGCACATGTAAAGGTGTTGCTTGTTTGGATCCATACGTATACGCTATAAGCCATCCGAGATACAG ATTGGAACTGCAAAAACGACTACCGTGGCTGGAGTTACAAGAGAAGCCGATATCCGACTCGCAAAGCACCACAACCGAGACAGTAAATCCACCAGCGGCCTCGAGTTAA